Proteins encoded by one window of Nasonia vitripennis strain AsymCx chromosome 5, Nvit_psr_1.1, whole genome shotgun sequence:
- the LOC100121420 gene encoding uncharacterized protein LOC100121420 isoform X1 yields MSEDSGEECAQLNNGPIISIGREEVVLDNENSRSASKGKKSHGFHLVRSKWDPYPWIGSVENASSADISGLRSGDCLLEIDGRDVLGLEMKDIAYLIGKNDRVNLSIWRRPPKSQSQTTNNVDFAYLGEKDSREPSDSRNDHTGTLLEGPLPEVAQKLVRAVSGVVKALECPVCLESAAPPVSQCVHGHLLCFGCRLKTARCPVCRVRLGQGRCLLADKSHRVLTEALVDPDVVLPGNDDGRSCGSNGRSLHDSIFGPSSHPKKAHHQRNKSPVSSLRAKHLLSKILSPNSRVDRLRDDRNVSTESLPTSMPTSSSSSSSAASCTMDGNLLYGRRWLLRLYDRRKSASTGELNKNPVGDSVNGSFTELRDEQETNNSGSYLSVPQTPVWGGSTESMTSGRLCCPLRERTGCRETINSGNLLEHLSAQHSGPLIHFYKKKVVLPIPLPFQEDAVYIIHWKDELFVLQSENDKVWVSNSESNCGMSWEWILHGVSTDGAELHVRKEVASLREPFELQPHHVATLPENFSAPSIAITLIELDTDEGCIKV; encoded by the exons atgagCGAGGACAGTGGCGAGGAGTGCGCGCAGTTGAACAACGGGCCGATAATCTCGATCGGTCGCGAGGAGGTGGTGCTGGACAACGAGAATTCGAGATCGGCGAGCAAGGGCAAGAAATCGCATGGGTTTCACCTTGTCAGATCCAAATGGGATCCGTATCCTTGGATCGGTTCCGTCGAGAACGCCAGTAGCGCCGACATTTCGGGACTCAG ATCAGGCGATTGTCTACTGGAGATCGACGGCAGGGACGTCCTGGGCTTGGAGATGAAGGACATCGCTTATTTGATCGGCAAGAACGACCGCGTGAATTTGAGTATTTGGCGTCGACCGCCAAAGTCACAATCTCAGACTACGAACAACGTCGATTTCGCCTATCTCGGGGAAAAAGATAGCAGAGAGCCAAGCGATTCGCGGAACGATCATACG GGAACGCTTTTGGAGGGACCACTGCCGGAAGTAGCCCAGAAGCTGGTGCGCGCGGTATCGGGTGTGGTGAAAGCTCTGGAGTGTCCGGTGTGCTTGGAAAGCGCGGCACCGCCGGTATCCCAGTGCGTCCACGGTCATCTGCTCTGCTTCGGCTGTCGGCTCAAGACTGCAAGATGCCCCGTTTGCAGAGTTAGACTGGGACAGGGCCGTTGTCTACTGGCGGATAAGTCGCACCGGGTACTTACCGAAGCCCTTGTTGATCCCGATGTTGTTCTACCCGGAAATGACGATGGGCGAAGTTGCGGATCGAAT GGCCGCTCCCTCCACGACAGCATCTTCGGGCCGTCGAGCCATCCGAAAAAAGCTCATCACCAGCGCAATAAAAGCCCAGTCTCATCGCTTCGCGCCAAGCACCTCCTCTCCAAGATCTTGTCGCCAAACAGCCGCGTCGACCGGCTCCGGGACGATCGAAACGTCTCCACCGAGAGCCTTCCTACATCGATGCCTACGTCCAGCAGTTCTTCCTCTTCGGCCGCCAGTTGCACTATGGACGGCAATTTGCTCTACGGCCGAAGGTGGTTGCTCAGACTCTACGACAGGCGCAAATCCGCCAGCACCGGGGAACTCAACAAGAACCCCGTAGGCGACTCCGTCAACGGCTCGTTCACGGAGCTCAGGGACGAACAGGAGACCAACAACTCGGGATCGTACTTGAGTGTGCCGCAG ACACCAGTCTGGGGCGGATCGACAGAGTCGATGACCAGCGGCCGATTGTGCTGTCCATTGCGCGAGCGTACGGGCTGTCGTGAAACAATCAACTCCGGTAATTTATTGGAGCACTTGAGCGCTCAACATTCCGGGCCATTGATACACTTTTACAAGAAAAAGGTCGTTCTGCCCATTCCCTTGCCCTTTCAGGAAGACGCAGTTTACATAATTCATTGGAAGGACGAGCTTTTCGTGCTGCAG aGCGAAAACGACAAAGTATGGGTTTCCAATTCAGAGTCGAATTGCGGCATGAGCTGGGAGTGGATCCTTCACGGAGTGTCCACCGACGGAGCGGAGCTACACGTGAGAAAAGAAGTTGCCAGTCTGCGAGAACCTTTCGAGCTTCAGCCGCATCACGTCGCGACATTACCGGAAAACTTTTCCGCGCCTTCCATCGCTATCACTCTCATCGAACTCGACACTGACGAGGGCTGCATCAAGGTTTAA
- the LOC100121420 gene encoding uncharacterized protein LOC100121420 isoform X2 has protein sequence MTMAKFNMTQPIESIKDVILKIDSAHFHYISGDCLLEIDGRDVLGLEMKDIAYLIGKNDRVNLSIWRRPPKSQSQTTNNVDFAYLGEKDSREPSDSRNDHTGTLLEGPLPEVAQKLVRAVSGVVKALECPVCLESAAPPVSQCVHGHLLCFGCRLKTARCPVCRVRLGQGRCLLADKSHRVLTEALVDPDVVLPGNDDGRSCGSNGRSLHDSIFGPSSHPKKAHHQRNKSPVSSLRAKHLLSKILSPNSRVDRLRDDRNVSTESLPTSMPTSSSSSSSAASCTMDGNLLYGRRWLLRLYDRRKSASTGELNKNPVGDSVNGSFTELRDEQETNNSGSYLSVPQTPVWGGSTESMTSGRLCCPLRERTGCRETINSGNLLEHLSAQHSGPLIHFYKKKVVLPIPLPFQEDAVYIIHWKDELFVLQSENDKVWVSNSESNCGMSWEWILHGVSTDGAELHVRKEVASLREPFELQPHHVATLPENFSAPSIAITLIELDTDEGCIKV, from the exons ATGACTATGGCCAAATTTAACATGACTCAGCCCATTGAGAGCATCAAGGATGTAATCCTCAAGATCGATTCCGCACACTTTCACTATAT ATCAGGCGATTGTCTACTGGAGATCGACGGCAGGGACGTCCTGGGCTTGGAGATGAAGGACATCGCTTATTTGATCGGCAAGAACGACCGCGTGAATTTGAGTATTTGGCGTCGACCGCCAAAGTCACAATCTCAGACTACGAACAACGTCGATTTCGCCTATCTCGGGGAAAAAGATAGCAGAGAGCCAAGCGATTCGCGGAACGATCATACG GGAACGCTTTTGGAGGGACCACTGCCGGAAGTAGCCCAGAAGCTGGTGCGCGCGGTATCGGGTGTGGTGAAAGCTCTGGAGTGTCCGGTGTGCTTGGAAAGCGCGGCACCGCCGGTATCCCAGTGCGTCCACGGTCATCTGCTCTGCTTCGGCTGTCGGCTCAAGACTGCAAGATGCCCCGTTTGCAGAGTTAGACTGGGACAGGGCCGTTGTCTACTGGCGGATAAGTCGCACCGGGTACTTACCGAAGCCCTTGTTGATCCCGATGTTGTTCTACCCGGAAATGACGATGGGCGAAGTTGCGGATCGAAT GGCCGCTCCCTCCACGACAGCATCTTCGGGCCGTCGAGCCATCCGAAAAAAGCTCATCACCAGCGCAATAAAAGCCCAGTCTCATCGCTTCGCGCCAAGCACCTCCTCTCCAAGATCTTGTCGCCAAACAGCCGCGTCGACCGGCTCCGGGACGATCGAAACGTCTCCACCGAGAGCCTTCCTACATCGATGCCTACGTCCAGCAGTTCTTCCTCTTCGGCCGCCAGTTGCACTATGGACGGCAATTTGCTCTACGGCCGAAGGTGGTTGCTCAGACTCTACGACAGGCGCAAATCCGCCAGCACCGGGGAACTCAACAAGAACCCCGTAGGCGACTCCGTCAACGGCTCGTTCACGGAGCTCAGGGACGAACAGGAGACCAACAACTCGGGATCGTACTTGAGTGTGCCGCAG ACACCAGTCTGGGGCGGATCGACAGAGTCGATGACCAGCGGCCGATTGTGCTGTCCATTGCGCGAGCGTACGGGCTGTCGTGAAACAATCAACTCCGGTAATTTATTGGAGCACTTGAGCGCTCAACATTCCGGGCCATTGATACACTTTTACAAGAAAAAGGTCGTTCTGCCCATTCCCTTGCCCTTTCAGGAAGACGCAGTTTACATAATTCATTGGAAGGACGAGCTTTTCGTGCTGCAG aGCGAAAACGACAAAGTATGGGTTTCCAATTCAGAGTCGAATTGCGGCATGAGCTGGGAGTGGATCCTTCACGGAGTGTCCACCGACGGAGCGGAGCTACACGTGAGAAAAGAAGTTGCCAGTCTGCGAGAACCTTTCGAGCTTCAGCCGCATCACGTCGCGACATTACCGGAAAACTTTTCCGCGCCTTCCATCGCTATCACTCTCATCGAACTCGACACTGACGAGGGCTGCATCAAGGTTTAA
- the LOC100116126 gene encoding cellular tumor antigen p53 isoform X1, whose amino-acid sequence MTREGSSLLTNSQEEQLLQEYATTNGTIDIDPLQFSLSLGNLGDAFGSHSFANCEYVNEQTNVEEDKLQLQQMLAMSNQQQMVQQIQPQQQQQPSIAAPILGKDEFAGEYNFQLILKHHQNNGKHWVYSEKLSKVFIHMEEVLPLHFQWTPPTDGLWVRATMVYKLDQHRSQPVQRCHNHMAPDNNSNRSCDPRQLKHVIRGMHGACTYEEASNGHLSVLTPLGTPEAGMQNVPMDFVFYCKNSCTSGMNRRPTEVIFTLETDQNKILGRRKLEVRVCSCPKRDKEKEEKEHESTLNTGSKKRKSTTLMPGIPPGKKLLMDKNVFEVNLKILGRDNYNAVIRYAHDIMAGAAIRTGSYDLYKPYMEDAMRKSQ is encoded by the exons ATGACGAGGGAGGGCTCGTCCCTGCTCACCAATTCGCAGGAAGAACAGCTACTTCAAGAGTATGCTACGACGAATGGGACAAT TGACATTGATCCACTGCAATTTTCACTGTCTTTGGGAAACCTAGGAGACGCATTTGGCAGTCATTCTTTTGCTAATTGTGAATACGTTAATGAACAAACAAACGTAGAAGAGGACAAGCTTCAATTGCAGCAGATGCTCGCCATGTCAAATCAGCAACAAATGGTGCAACAGATACAaccgcaacagcagcaacaaccaTCAATTGCAGCTCCTATTTTAGGAAAAGACGAATTTGCAGGAGAATATAATTTCCAGCTCATTTTAAAACACCATCAAAACAATGGAAAACATTGGGTT tACTCTGAGAAGCTAAGCAAGGTTTTTATCCATATGGAAGAAGTGCTTCCCTTGCATTTTCAATGGACTCCTCCAACAGATGGACTGTGGGTTCGTGCAACAATGGTGTATAAGTTGGATCAGCATCGAAGCCAACCAGTGCAAAGATGCCATAATCATATGGCACCAGATAATAACAGCAACCGTAGTTGTGATCCACGACAACTAAAACATGTCATTAGAGGTATGCATGGTGCATGCACATATGAAGAGGCTTCAAACGGTCATCTATCCGTACTTACTCCACTTGGAACACCTGAGGCTGGAATGCAAAATGTCCCAATGGATTTTGTATTCTACTGCAAGAACAGTTGCACAAGCGGAATGAACAGAAGACCAACAGAGGTCATCTTTACATTAGAAACCGATCAAAACAAGATCCTTGGTAGAAGAAAGTTGGAGGTAAGAGTATGCAGCTGCCCCAAGAGGGacaaggaaaaagaagagaaggagCATGAAAGTACCTTGAACACTGGCTCAAAGAAGAGAAAGTCCACAACCCTGATGCCAGGAATACCACCAGGAAAAAAGCTGTTGATGGACAAAAATGTCTTTGAGGTTAATTTAAAGATCTTGGGTAGGGACAATTACAACGCTGTTATTAGATACGCCCACGACATAATGGCTGGTGCGGCCATTCGAACAGGCAGTTATGATTTGTATAAGCCTTACATGGAGGATGCGATGCGAAAATCGCagtga
- the LOC100116126 gene encoding cellular tumor antigen p53 isoform X2, whose product MLAMSNQQQMVQQIQPQQQQQPSIAAPILGKDEFAGEYNFQLILKHHQNNGKHWVYSEKLSKVFIHMEEVLPLHFQWTPPTDGLWVRATMVYKLDQHRSQPVQRCHNHMAPDNNSNRSCDPRQLKHVIRGMHGACTYEEASNGHLSVLTPLGTPEAGMQNVPMDFVFYCKNSCTSGMNRRPTEVIFTLETDQNKILGRRKLEVRVCSCPKRDKEKEEKEHESTLNTGSKKRKSTTLMPGIPPGKKLLMDKNVFEVNLKILGRDNYNAVIRYAHDIMAGAAIRTGSYDLYKPYMEDAMRKSQ is encoded by the exons ATGCTCGCCATGTCAAATCAGCAACAAATGGTGCAACAGATACAaccgcaacagcagcaacaaccaTCAATTGCAGCTCCTATTTTAGGAAAAGACGAATTTGCAGGAGAATATAATTTCCAGCTCATTTTAAAACACCATCAAAACAATGGAAAACATTGGGTT tACTCTGAGAAGCTAAGCAAGGTTTTTATCCATATGGAAGAAGTGCTTCCCTTGCATTTTCAATGGACTCCTCCAACAGATGGACTGTGGGTTCGTGCAACAATGGTGTATAAGTTGGATCAGCATCGAAGCCAACCAGTGCAAAGATGCCATAATCATATGGCACCAGATAATAACAGCAACCGTAGTTGTGATCCACGACAACTAAAACATGTCATTAGAGGTATGCATGGTGCATGCACATATGAAGAGGCTTCAAACGGTCATCTATCCGTACTTACTCCACTTGGAACACCTGAGGCTGGAATGCAAAATGTCCCAATGGATTTTGTATTCTACTGCAAGAACAGTTGCACAAGCGGAATGAACAGAAGACCAACAGAGGTCATCTTTACATTAGAAACCGATCAAAACAAGATCCTTGGTAGAAGAAAGTTGGAGGTAAGAGTATGCAGCTGCCCCAAGAGGGacaaggaaaaagaagagaaggagCATGAAAGTACCTTGAACACTGGCTCAAAGAAGAGAAAGTCCACAACCCTGATGCCAGGAATACCACCAGGAAAAAAGCTGTTGATGGACAAAAATGTCTTTGAGGTTAATTTAAAGATCTTGGGTAGGGACAATTACAACGCTGTTATTAGATACGCCCACGACATAATGGCTGGTGCGGCCATTCGAACAGGCAGTTATGATTTGTATAAGCCTTACATGGAGGATGCGATGCGAAAATCGCagtga
- the LOC103315854 gene encoding palmitoyltransferase ZDHHC16A translates to MAKIQWSVIRKPEFQWLSSSQTLFRLRITFKSLFYNHYLNWSYVCDTLLEPILWFVENFTACLGPIFVVMVSILTALIVYIAYYIGFPYWWEKSPEFTIVLLIIGNWLLINVCFHYYMGVNVPAGYPPKGGLIPEAVSICKKCIKPKPPRTHHCSICNKCVLKMDHHCPWLNNCVGHYNHRYFFQYMLFTVVGVLFIIIFGVHLAYEEYFLSPEPELDGHPVRINNSEIIPMTESLDHLTEEERQDIARQAAERKESEYRRKLIVLAALICVATLAALGALTWWHAGLIARGETSIEGRINSTLEKKFKAQGKKYQNPYNFGRKENWRLFLGLKGRSWWHILFPSSHGPYGDGLVWDTVNNEKIS, encoded by the exons ATGGCAAAAATTCAGTGGTCTGTGATAAGAAAGCCAGAATTCCAATG GCTAAGCTCCAGTCAAACGTTATTTCGTTTACGCATTACATTTAAATCACTATTctataatcattatttaaattgGAGCTATGTATGTGATACGTTATTGGAACCAATTTTATGGTTCGTTGAAAACTTTACTGCCTGCCTTGGTCCA ATTTTCGTAGTAATGGTCAGTATATTGACAGCCTTGATTGTCTACATTGCTTATTACATAGGATTTCCTTATTGGTGGGAGAAAAGCCCAGAATTCACTATAGTTCTACTGATCATTGGAAATTGGCTGTTAATAAATGTATGTTTTCATTATTACATGGGAGTCAATGTACCTGCAGGTTATCCACCAAAAGGTGGTCTTATACCAGAGGCTGTtagtatttgtaaaaaatgcattaaacCAAAGCCACCTAGAACTCACCACTGTTCTATTTGTAATAAATGTGTTCTCAAAATGGATCATCACTGTC CTTGGCTTAACAATTGTGTTGGTCACTATAATCATAGATATTTCTTCCAGTATATGCTGTTTACAGTTGTAGGAGTGCTTTTTATCATCATATTTGGAGTACATTTAGCATACGAAGAATACTTTCTATCTCCAGAGCCAGAACTTGATGGACATCCTGTTCGTAtcaataattcagaaataatTCCTATG ACAGAGTCATTAGATCATCTTACTGAGGAAGAGAGACAAGATATAGCTCGACAAGCagctgagagaaaagaaagcgaATATCGACGAAAATTAATAGTCCTGGCAGCTCTGATTTGCGTCGCGACACTTGCCGCGTTAGGCGCTTTGACCTGGTGGCACGCAGGTTTGATTGCCAGGGGAGAAACCAGTATCGAAGGACGTATCAACAGCACCTTGGAAAAGAAATTTAAGGCTCAAGGGAAAAAGTATCAGAATCCATATAACTTTGGACGAAAGGAGAATTGGAGATTATTTCTTGGACTGAAGGGCAG AAGCTGGTGGCACATCCTGTTTCCCTCGAGTCACGGACCTTACGGCGACGGTCTTGTCTGGGATACGGTGAACAATGAAAAGATATCCTGA
- the LOC100121458 gene encoding serine/threonine-protein kinase NLK, with protein MSLSMSLMQCGGAITGAVGANQAQAALAAAAAHSSAQDAVQPDRPIGYGAFGVVWAVTDPRDGKRVALKKLPNVFQSLVSSKRVFRELKMLCFFKHDNVLSALDILQPPHLDFFQEIYVITELLQSDLHKIIVSPQHLSSDHIKVFLYQILRGLKYLHSARILHRDIKPGNLLVNSNCVLKICDFGLARVEEPDKNKHMTQEVVTQYYRAPEILMGARHYTNAVDIWSVGCIFGELLRRRILFQAQSPVQQLELITELLGTPTLEDMKYACEGARSHMLRRTPKPPSLTALYSLSSQATHEAVHLLCQMLVFDPDKRISVTDALAHPYLDEGRLRYHSCMCTCCYTTSAGMRHYTREFEPVTPHTFDDLWERKLTSVQQVKEEMRKFIAEQLNTSRVPLCINPQSAAFKSFAR; from the coding sequence ATGAGCTTGTCCATGTCACTGATGCAGTGCGGTGGGGCCATCACGGGAGCGGTAGGAGCTAATCAAGCTCAGGCAGCCCTCGCAGCTGCCGCCGCTCATTCATCGGCTCAAGATGCCGTTCAGCCCGACCGGCCGATCGGCTACGGTGCGTTTGGCGTAGTCTGGGCCGTCACCGACCCGCGAGACGGCAAACGAGTAGCCTTAAAAAAGTTGCCAAATGTCTTTCAGAGTCTGGTTAGCAGTAAGCGGGTGTTTAGAGAATTGAAAATGCTATGCTTCTTCAAGCACGACAACGTACTTTCCGCGCTCGACATTTTGCAGCCTCCGCACTTAGATTTTTTCCAAGAGATATATGTCATTACGGAACTTCTTCAGAGCGATCTTCACAAGATAATCGTTAGTCCACAGCACCTTAGCTCGGATCACATTAAAGTGTTCCTTTATCAAATTCTTAGGGGACTTAAGTATTTGCATTCTGCCCGAATTTTGCATCGCGACATCAAGCCGGGCAACCTGCTGGTGAACAGCAACTGCGTGCTGAAGATTTGCGACTTCGGGCTGGCGCGCGTGGAGGAGCCGGACAAGAACAAACACATGACCCAAGAGGTGGTCACGCAATATTACCGAGCGCCGGAAATTCTGATGGGAGCGCGACACTATACCAACGCGGTCGACATCTGGAGCGTCGGCTGCATCTTCGGCGAGCTGCTGCGACGTCGAATCCTCTTCCAGGCGCAGAGCCCTGTCCAGCAGCTGGAACTGATCACGGAGCTGCTGGGCACTCCGACTCTCGAGGACATGAAGTACGCTTGCGAGGGCGCACGATCTCACATGCTCCGACGAACTCCGAAGCCGCCGTCTTTGACTGCCCTCTACTCGCTCAGCAGCCAGGCGACTCACGAAGCCGTGCATTTACTCTGCCAAATGTTAGTTTTCGATCCGGATAAGCGAATCTCCGTAACCGACGCTCTGGCTCATCCATACTTAGACGAGGGAAGACTGAGATACCACTCGTGCATGTGCACTTGCTGCTACACAACGAGCGCCGGCATGAGACACTACACTCGGGAATTCGAGCCCGTCACTCCGCATACCTTCGATGATCTCTGGGAGCGCAAACTCACGAGTGTTCAGCAAGTTAAGGAGGAGATGCGCAAGTTCATAGCTGAGCAACTTAATACTTCACGTGTTCCACTTTGCATAAATCCGCAATCAGCAGCGTTCAAGAGTTTCGCGAGATAA